The stretch of DNA GTACTGATAAATTTAAGCTAAAAGTTACCCATTGCCATTGTAGTCGATTTAGCGATCttgtcaaaaaaaaagtaacaatcaTTTTAAATCAGATTAGGTAACTGCTGTTGAGCTACCTAAAGAAGCAACTTCTCAACTTACTCCGACTCAAGTCCCAAATAACACCAGTTTCAGGCAAGATTACTTTAGCAGTGCCCAAAACGGCCCACAGTtgggacatattactgtattaaaattgtagactacACTGTGCACTATGGACGCGTtataatgatttgatttgatacaCATTTCTTCTCATTTAAAAACACTGCCTAAGCCTTTGCAGTTACTACAATAGACAGTGGTCTATGTCACCTTCTGCAAATGATTTTGGTAAAAATCTATATCGTGTTTTTATGTCCACAGCCAACGTGCAGCCTTCCCGTCTGATGAGCAGGGCGCAGAAGGCCATCAACTACGCTGGAGTCAGAATGATTGTCAGCGGCTTCGGACGTACCGACGATCTGTGGAACGGTCAGTATTCTTCCCAACATATTGAAAGTCAAAATTAGGATCCATGGCGGAAAAAATCAAATACTACGtacttttcttctcctctaataatatctactgatttatttcgttgcgggatccaagatgGGATGGGATGCACCGGACTTCAGTGTACTGccgttttcatggttgtatctactgtagatcctggcttacaagagCTGCAGCGGTATAGAAGGTTGTGGCGAGCATGTCCCATTAAAAatactaggtacttatttataccTACGAAGTTTATCAACACCTCTAAATGTCTCCAGGTGGTGCTGCCTCCGAAATCCTGCTGTGGACTTGGCAGCGAGGAGTGTCCAACGAGGACTGCCTCTCCTGGTACCCCACTAGCCAAGTCATCAAGGACGAGACCATCTGCTCCGGATCTTATGACCATCCTTCTCAAGCTTCCTGCCAGGTACGACCTTCTTTGATTCAAAGGAAGCTTTAGCTAAGTTGAAGCTATTGGAATATAATCGTTAACGATAGGAATCAGCTTTTCGCGTCCAACCACTGTCAGCCAGGATACCATCACTCCACTTACCTAGAGGTGCCTTGTTAATAACTCCTCAGGAGAACTAATTAAGttaaaggcctcccccttagtcctccacgtaaaacgacaagccgccacctgcatccactggctccccacGACTCTGACGACATCGTCCGTCCACCTAGTGAGAGGTCTACCCACTTTACGTCTTCCAGTCCGCAGTTGGACTAAGAGGGAAGCCTTTCTTCAACAGAGGAcatcttccggctgatgatgatgatgatgatgtccaAGGCcatgaatacaattttaataactttttgtttcCTCACCAGGGTGACAGCGGTGGCCCACTGACCATTGAGGACGCTGACGGCAAGCGCACACAAGTCGGTATCGTGAGCTTCGGATCCACTGCTGGATGCAACAGCCCGTTCCCGTCAGGTGAGCTATTTGTACCTTCTAATTCATGCAGAGTCCAGATGAACAATTCGTATCAGATCATTGCTGAACTGTGGGGCACCTCCACTATAGACCAAGGTTCCATTTATCCTATGtttcaatcaataaaaatgtttttacggGGATGTGTAACAGTGGGGGGgatttttaagggtggaaaattatccaatgacttctaccgccttggacTAGGCTAgaaagtcagactcttactgactaaaaccactgcttttccagccggagctcacggtaacccactaggtagtccgcagctccggaaacacTAGAGGGCTACGacgttataattattttttagctAAAACCTTTTCATGATATTATACGATAAAGTAGCATCCGTTCTCAACTCATTCTCTTTTCCAGGTTTCGTCCGCCCCGGTTGGTACCACGACTGGTTCACAGAGGTCACTGGTATCGACTTCGACTGGGACAGCGACGCTATCGTCCCTCCTGCATCTGGTGAGGACAGTGGCGACAGTGAGGACAGTAACTCCTCTGAGAGTGACAGCAGTGAGGAAGCTGACAGTGTTAAGTTCGTCAACTAAGTTACTAGCACACCTAAGCGATAAATAAAgctatttttacattatattgttgttttgttttaagccattttattatttgacttgAGTATATATGTTACTTTCCAGCAATCATATTccttggtacacatagctttaCACTGGtcgaaacggactcagctaaactgtttttatatggaaagatgcgtgctatggatctGTGTTAtagatggtttccctactatcgatacatcgcatactcgagctgcgcatcttcatcgcacagctacatagcttagtatcagtggaaacggtctcatagtttcacagcttagttattatatcttcgtagcattacttgcacatctctggtggagaagCACCCTCAAAGTGAATGTGTGATGATGTCTTTAAGGCAAGCCCTGGTTCCTAGTGAACTGTCATAgaactatggagtttcttgctcgttcttctccaaagGATTCTACACTTTGCTTcaatagaggactgaccgacagacagacatcttgttttttttttaatgttgtattatttgctttgaagttcaaaagtgccttctcggtctatttgaaataaataattttgactttgacttaagaTTGGTGATCAGTAAAACAAACTAATAGTTTACTAAACGTATAAACTTTATTCATATACATAGATACTACATACTTATAAGTCTTTGTTACATAATGTATAAGCGAATAAGTCAGGCATATAAAAAACTTATGTGCTTAACACATAGTACAATCATGTACTTGGTCGATTTTTcgaaatatttcatcaaaattttccaatgtataattcaaattaatcttttcaaagataaaatattgtgtaaaatgtgaatttattttcCGAAAAATCGGTCAATGCAcacgtatttattattgtttcgcGCATTAGCGCAAACGTAAtttaacccgtcgtgtgccggaacgcagatctacgcgagacacaatgtattttctattgttttttttttacatttgatgggttgacgtttggccgctatctcgcctgatggtaagtgatgatgcggcctacgatggagcacgtctgcctataagcaacctattcactcgggctttgaagatacccaggttatacccatcaggaaacagactccggcaaaaaattccactccttagcagttcgcacaaggtagcttgaagcgaagcgcttcgtgcgagtgggtgggatatctaccatgttatcttatatacggcatacgaaaGGTTAACTTTTATTAGTTGATACATAACTACGTTTAATTcccattattatattaagtatatgtTATAATACGATATGAAGTTATATAATTGGTAGTGAGATTATAATGATTAAATGGTTACTGGTATAAATAGTATTACAAAGGAGGTTACAAGTCTTGTCTACATTGAATCGAATCTACTCGTACAATCgctacatattacataaatgaCAACTGACAATAAGAACTCAGGTACTTAATAAATGCAATTTAAAGAACACAGATTATTCGATAGAACAtaacttgtttcacaatgtctggatagccgctatgtatcagataactttgaattaagaacgtaatttgtatgcactatctgttaCATAAGTTTATCTGGCACTTATATGATGATggttaaaggtaagcgtccacaggcccgcatcgtacgcatcgcacgcatcgtacgcaacggattttagtttgtcttgtatagaaactcatacaactgcgtccactgatccgcatcgtacggaccgcaacATCagtaatgcctacatgcgatgcgtaccgatgacgtcatacggaatgtgtACGATGTGGGCCAGTGGGCGCTTAACTGAAACAGGCGCATTTATGGAAACCATTAAGATATGTGCGTGTAATAATAACACTATTACAGAGACTAAAACAGACAGAtcaaatattgtacaaaatatacaaataaaacaggaaaataattttgtaacattacaaaattaaataaatctagacTAGTGGCAATCacataaatctaaataatagcCGCAGACATTAAATTACACCTAAACTAAAGCAAAATCTACAAAATCCActcaattacaacaaaatacacaatcaaacaaaattatatacaacATTGTCTGCCGttttcagagacatttaatgattactcaaactcCTTTTCATCAACCTCCCAttccgctgcaactcctgtaagtcaggatctatagtagatataatcatgaaaacaccggaatactgaagtccagcgcgtctcagggacatgaataactattccttagtaacgattttgtatcctTAACTAATTGTgtttagtaaccattaaatgactctgagtatggtgaTTGAACCcgcaaaaataatttacaagcaTGTACTTATAGAAACTAAAACTGGGACCAGCCGACGGAGATAgaatgcaaactcgtactaagggtacgagTCCCTTAGTAAAAACCTGCTTAATGTATAGTCAGTTTTATTAAACTCATCTATTTGTAGATTTACATACAGAAAATTGAATATTGACACACACTGtatgaaatttattattttaaaacccacattaggattttcccTTGCATTGTAGGTGCGTGtacaatacaaacatacaaatttacaTATACATCACAGTCAGACtggaaacaacaatatgtggatcacacaagtcGTTGTACCGAGCTAGAAACGAACTCACAACACGATGCACTGCAGCCAGTCACTGCATCAACCATGCATTACACGCAAATTGTATGTTacagtaagcaaatctacagatagataaaTTGATAACCTGTAACTTAATTAACACACACTGTCTTAGGGGGTCATTGCACTCATCATTATGAACAACTTTTACTATGGCACCATTCAAATCAGTTGATCCATACATTTTTGGTCATGTGACTTGTCGAAATGTATGAAACAGTTGATTTGAATTTTGCGATTTTGGAGTTGGTGCCATAGTAAAAGTTGTTCATAATGATGAGTACAATGACCCCCTAAGACTGTGTGCGTTAATTAAGTTACAGTTTGTAGATACAGTCCATTAAACAAAGTTCTTTGGGTAAACATACAATGAAGATGAATGACTTAAGTACGCAACCTACTTATCTGGCTGGCTCCTCAACTGGAGATCGGTTTCCAAAGACAGTACCCAATATTTCCGTACAATACTGCTTTTCTTCCACAAACCTATCATCCCTCAACTCGGGCAAGTTCAGGTAATCTTCTAGAATCTTCTTGAGGTTGTACTTCGGGTCCCTGCAGAGTCTCAAGGTGTTGGGATCCTTGGAACTGATCAGGACTTGGAGTATGCTGAGCAGGTGCTCCGAGCTCTCATCCCGACCAGCTTGCAGTTGTGATGTTATCACCTTTACGATGTTGTGTCTTATTAGTTGCCCTGGAAATGTTGAGAGTCATGTGAGAAATATGTTAAGATGCATATCTTGAGTTTAAGTGAGTTAGGGTGCtttgcaccagagatgtgctatgctagaTTGCTGTGgacgcgtttggcttccaccagcCATTGCACCACCAcattttcattggtacacatagcatagcactggtagaaacggactccgGTAAGCTTTGTGTtttcatatggaaagatgcgtgctgtggatgaGTGCTACAGATAGCTCTTCTTgtacaactacatagcttagtctCAGAAGAAATAGCAACCTATTGCTGAGTGGCGCAGGATTGATTTACGTACGGAACACGTTTCTTTGCGTTTGCGTTATCCACAtactttgtgttatccacataCCAAAACACAGCATCACTGCAAGACGACAAACTAAACACGAAAattgaaaaatacttaaaaaaaatacttacgtcTAGCATCAGCATAGTACTGTCCAAAGTATCTGATGAGGAACGCTGCCTTGGTCTTGGCAGCCAAGTCGGAGGAGCTGAGCAGTTCCACGAGCACAGGGCAGCCTCCCTGCGTGATCAGCTCGTGGCAGGCCGGCTCGTAACCACGAGACATACCTGGAAGCAATAGGTTATCATTAATTGCCACAGTTCAGCTATTGGAGTTGGAGAATATGATGATGTGACGATTTAATTGGTGAAAATTATTGAAACTTAAATAACAACAGGACTAACACGAAATATATCAtgctagctacttccgcgcggtttcacccgctctgcttggctgctattggtcataACATGATGCCTatgccttcctcgataaatgcactattcaacacaaaaattaataattattcaaatcggactagtagttccggagattagcgcattgaaacaaaacaaactcttcagctttataatattagtaatctATCTCTAATATAATTGGTTTAGTAATCTATTACCAAAGGAGATGAAAGTTGTAAGGAGGAAGACTT from Spodoptera frugiperda isolate SF20-4 chromosome 11, AGI-APGP_CSIRO_Sfru_2.0, whole genome shotgun sequence encodes:
- the LOC118275039 gene encoding collagenase, coding for MAATYLLGLLLVAGYASAAVLNADPAIIEDLRDAEPSGSRIVQGWPAEEGQIPYQGSLRMVSPVGAVSSCGCTLIHHEWVLTAAHCLANRISFVVRFGVTNLTRPEILVESTHKHIHPDYDEIRAGVQTADLALLGLDHYIPYSANVQPSRLMSRAQKAINYAGVRMIVSGFGRTDDLWNGGAASEILLWTWQRGVSNEDCLSWYPTSQVIKDETICSGSYDHPSQASCQGDSGGPLTIEDADGKRTQVGIVSFGSTAGCNSPFPSGFVRPGWYHDWFTEVTGIDFDWDSDAIVPPASGEDSGDSEDSNSSESDSSEEADSVKFVN